The Budorcas taxicolor isolate Tak-1 chromosome 20, Takin1.1, whole genome shotgun sequence genome window below encodes:
- the LOC128066214 gene encoding 60S ribosomal protein L22-like 1 — translation MAQKKDKKPKKSTWKFNLEFTHPVEDGIFYSGNVEQFLREKVKVNGKTGNLRNVIHIEHFKNKIIVVSEKQFSKRYLKYFTEKYLKKNNLRDWLPVVASYKETYELCYFQISQDEDESESKD, via the coding sequence ATGGCGCAGAAGAAAGATAAGAAGCCTAAAAAGTCAACCTGGAAGTTTAATTTGGAGTTTACTCATCCAGTAGAAGATGGAATTTTTTATTCTGGAAATGTTGAACAGTTTCTGCGGGAGAAGGTTAAAGTGAATGGAAAGACTGGAAATCTTAGGAATGTCATTCACATTGAACACTTCAAGAATAAAATCATAGTCGTTTCTGAGAAACAGTTCTCTAAAAGGTATCTGAAGTACTTTACCGAGAAATACCTTAAAAAGAACAATCTTCGTGATTGGCTTCCTGTGGTTGCATCTTACAAGGAGACTTATGAGCTTTGTTACTTCCAGATTAGTCAAGATGAAGATGAATCTGAGTCTAAGGACTAG